In Haloterrigena alkaliphila, a single genomic region encodes these proteins:
- a CDS encoding alcohol dehydrogenase catalytic domain-containing protein has product MRAAAFTGFGSPEHVTIESFDDPEPGPEEAVLEVEACSINHHDLWILNGDFRVDEEDLPYVAGMDVAGTVSAVGDDVEGVKVGERVLLCPNQTCGSCRFCREGPESYCERFSLYHGGLAEYATVRADRLIPLSDAVEPADAAALPVSYMTAFRMLDEAEVGPGDLIFVPGATGGVGVATVQLADILGARTIGTSTSREKLDRLEAFGADHVVESGNPDTIRDAVLEVGRVDATINHLGGPFSEVGLNVLRRGGRMVICGQTAGPTSTLTLGDLFLNQKRVIGSTMGTQRDLERLVDLVENGRLEPVVHERYPLAETDRAFADMADRETVGKLVVEPGR; this is encoded by the coding sequence ATGCGCGCCGCAGCGTTCACCGGATTCGGTAGTCCGGAGCACGTGACGATCGAATCGTTCGACGATCCCGAACCGGGTCCTGAAGAGGCAGTCCTCGAGGTCGAGGCCTGCTCGATCAACCACCACGACCTGTGGATCCTCAACGGCGACTTCCGGGTCGACGAGGAGGACCTCCCGTACGTGGCCGGCATGGACGTTGCAGGAACCGTCTCGGCTGTCGGCGACGACGTCGAAGGTGTCAAGGTCGGGGAACGGGTGCTCCTCTGTCCGAACCAGACGTGTGGTTCCTGTCGGTTCTGCCGGGAGGGGCCGGAGAGCTACTGCGAGCGATTCAGTCTCTATCACGGCGGGTTAGCGGAGTACGCGACTGTTCGAGCCGATCGGCTGATCCCGCTCTCGGACGCCGTCGAACCGGCGGATGCGGCGGCGCTTCCCGTCTCGTACATGACGGCGTTTCGAATGCTCGACGAAGCGGAGGTTGGCCCCGGCGACCTCATCTTCGTGCCTGGGGCGACCGGCGGTGTCGGCGTCGCGACCGTTCAGCTCGCGGATATCCTCGGTGCGCGGACGATCGGCACGTCGACGTCCCGCGAAAAACTCGATCGACTCGAAGCGTTCGGCGCCGACCACGTTGTCGAGTCCGGCAACCCCGATACGATCCGAGATGCCGTCCTCGAGGTCGGCCGTGTCGATGCGACGATCAACCACCTCGGCGGCCCCTTCTCCGAGGTCGGGCTGAACGTTCTCCGCCGCGGCGGACGGATGGTGATCTGCGGACAGACGGCAGGTCCAACCTCGACGCTCACGCTGGGGGATCTCTTCCTGAATCAGAAGCGGGTCATCGGAAGCACGATGGGGACCCAACGCGACCTCGAGCGACTCGTCGACCTCGTCGAAAACGGCCGACTCGAGCCGGTCGTCCACGAGCGCTACCCGCTCGCGGAAACCGATCGCGCGTTCGCCGATATGGCCGATCGCGAGACAGTCGGAAAGCTGGTCGTGGAGCCCGGGCGCTAA
- a CDS encoding AMP-binding protein: protein MNGLTVGYLAERNARTQPDAEAIVQREGGERTETVTFEAFNRRIDRLANALADRGIEAGDTVATYTGNRIETVESYLAAMKLGALPVPINHRFKAGEVSYVLEDSDATLCIFDEAGREAITGVHEEFDASVGEYLYVGESTPDFANDYEAVRSGASADPVEVVPSRYDDAAIMYTSGTTGKPKGCVLTHDNIVQAAENSLYEVNLSRDARFMVVTPLFHIAALGLFMMAFYVGGTTILVDDFEPVSVLSILEEESVTASFMVPMMSRAVLGADPGAYDLSQFEHYMTGAAPSERSLKKEIIETFDCKLYDVFGQTELSPSTTMLRPENVLEKPETVGRPIINVEVKVVDETGDEVDPGEIGRIAYRGPTVFKEYYGMPEKTAEVFDDGWFISDDLVRIDDDGFVHFVGRADDMIITGGENVHPAEIEEVLHELEGVDEVAVVGVPDDQWGERVKAVVVPEDGGALTEDDVVGHVESNLAGFKKPREVEFRDQLPRNPTGKVLKSELA, encoded by the coding sequence ATGAACGGGCTTACCGTCGGCTACCTCGCGGAACGGAACGCGAGAACCCAGCCGGACGCCGAGGCGATCGTACAACGAGAGGGCGGCGAGCGGACCGAAACCGTGACATTCGAGGCGTTCAACCGTCGGATCGACCGCCTCGCGAACGCGCTCGCCGACCGGGGAATCGAAGCGGGCGACACCGTCGCGACGTACACGGGGAATCGGATCGAAACCGTCGAGAGCTATCTCGCGGCGATGAAACTCGGCGCCCTGCCGGTACCGATCAACCACCGGTTCAAGGCCGGTGAGGTGAGCTACGTCCTCGAGGACAGCGACGCGACGCTGTGTATCTTCGACGAGGCGGGTCGCGAGGCGATCACCGGCGTCCACGAGGAGTTCGACGCGTCCGTCGGAGAGTACCTGTACGTCGGCGAATCGACGCCGGACTTCGCGAACGACTACGAGGCGGTTCGGAGCGGCGCGTCCGCCGATCCCGTCGAGGTCGTCCCGTCCCGATACGACGACGCAGCCATCATGTACACGAGCGGAACGACCGGGAAGCCGAAGGGGTGCGTGCTCACTCACGACAACATCGTTCAGGCCGCGGAGAACTCACTCTACGAAGTAAACCTCTCCCGGGACGCCCGATTTATGGTCGTGACGCCGCTGTTCCACATCGCCGCACTCGGGCTGTTCATGATGGCGTTTTACGTCGGCGGAACGACGATCCTGGTCGACGACTTCGAGCCGGTGTCGGTCCTCTCGATTCTCGAGGAGGAGTCGGTGACGGCATCGTTCATGGTCCCGATGATGAGTCGCGCGGTGCTCGGGGCCGATCCCGGGGCGTACGATCTCTCGCAGTTCGAGCACTACATGACCGGTGCGGCGCCGTCCGAGCGATCGCTCAAGAAGGAGATCATCGAGACCTTCGACTGCAAGCTCTACGACGTCTTCGGCCAGACTGAACTGTCTCCCTCGACGACGATGCTGCGTCCGGAGAACGTCCTCGAGAAACCCGAAACGGTGGGTCGGCCGATCATCAACGTCGAAGTCAAGGTCGTCGACGAAACCGGCGACGAGGTCGACCCTGGCGAAATCGGGCGGATCGCGTACCGCGGTCCGACGGTGTTCAAGGAGTACTACGGGATGCCTGAGAAGACCGCAGAGGTGTTCGACGACGGCTGGTTCATCTCCGACGACCTCGTTCGGATCGACGACGATGGCTTCGTCCATTTCGTCGGCCGAGCCGACGACATGATCATCACCGGCGGTGAGAACGTCCACCCCGCTGAGATCGAGGAGGTCCTCCACGAACTCGAGGGCGTGGACGAGGTCGCGGTCGTCGGCGTCCCCGACGACCAGTGGGGCGAGCGAGTGAAGGCCGTCGTCGTCCCCGAAGACGGGGGTGCGCTGACCGAGGACGACGTCGTCGGCCACGTTGAGTCGAACCTGGCTGGGTTCAAGAAGCCCCGCGAGGTCGAGTTCCGGGACCAACTGCCGCGGAACCCGACTGGAAAGGTCCTGAAGAGCGAACTCGCCTGA
- a CDS encoding ABC transporter substrate-binding protein, producing MYKEVSENSRYASGGTDRTSRRTVLKTIGAGTAVASVAGCLGGGNSDAIRIGHIMPVETDNGLGSERSAQLAVDQLNEDGGILDQDVELVTADSAAQPSEAHSAVTEMINRENINMLVGTVVSEVALQLVDLTAENNLPFLITGAASPRIFADNHQQNYDQYKSVFRPGPVNSIKQAEYLAQYGEFLAEEHGWDTMAVVSEDAAWTQDITDITASRLQENGIEVSVNERVSLDTNDWAPILDDVEASGAQTMIGALSHIPITGMTAAWSRNEYPFSLDGVMIAAQSPQFWSDTDGTAEYLATATAAADGFADITPKTSEVMDAYQSEYDSRPTTPTFVGFITHDAINLYAEAVERAGTANHREDIDSIVEELQATDFEGSYGQIQFQGEDDEYPNDVYPGESPGDEFAPFTVTQWQEAEGGNGIGDTNGTKFCVWPEEYANGDHQAPSWM from the coding sequence ATGTACAAGGAGGTTAGCGAGAACTCTCGCTACGCTAGTGGTGGGACTGATAGGACGAGTCGGCGAACAGTACTGAAAACGATCGGCGCGGGTACAGCCGTTGCATCGGTTGCCGGATGCCTAGGTGGCGGTAACAGCGATGCGATACGGATCGGGCACATCATGCCCGTCGAGACGGACAACGGACTCGGTTCGGAGCGGTCTGCACAGTTGGCGGTGGATCAACTGAACGAAGACGGCGGAATCCTCGATCAGGACGTCGAACTCGTTACGGCCGACTCCGCAGCCCAGCCCTCGGAGGCCCACTCTGCGGTCACGGAGATGATCAATCGAGAGAACATCAACATGCTCGTCGGGACGGTCGTGAGCGAGGTTGCGCTTCAACTCGTGGATTTGACGGCTGAGAACAACTTGCCGTTTTTGATCACGGGTGCAGCGTCACCGCGGATCTTCGCCGACAACCACCAGCAGAACTACGACCAATACAAGAGCGTCTTCCGTCCGGGGCCGGTCAATTCGATCAAACAGGCCGAATATCTCGCCCAGTACGGCGAATTCCTCGCCGAGGAACACGGCTGGGACACGATGGCTGTCGTTTCGGAGGACGCTGCTTGGACGCAGGACATCACCGATATCACGGCGAGCCGACTCCAGGAGAACGGGATCGAGGTATCGGTCAACGAGCGGGTCTCACTGGACACGAACGACTGGGCCCCGATTCTGGACGACGTCGAAGCCTCCGGCGCGCAGACGATGATCGGCGCCCTTTCGCACATTCCGATCACCGGCATGACAGCAGCGTGGTCGCGAAACGAGTACCCGTTCTCGCTCGACGGCGTCATGATCGCGGCGCAGTCGCCACAGTTCTGGTCCGACACCGACGGCACGGCAGAGTACTTGGCTACGGCGACGGCGGCGGCGGACGGGTTCGCGGACATCACGCCGAAAACGAGCGAGGTGATGGACGCCTATCAGTCCGAATACGACTCTCGGCCGACGACGCCGACGTTCGTCGGGTTCATCACCCACGACGCGATCAACCTCTACGCGGAAGCCGTCGAGCGCGCCGGAACCGCCAACCACCGAGAGGACATCGATTCGATCGTTGAGGAACTTCAGGCGACGGACTTCGAGGGCTCGTACGGACAGATTCAATTCCAGGGTGAAGACGACGAGTACCCGAACGACGTCTACCCAGGCGAGAGTCCGGGCGATGAGTTCGCGCCCTTTACCGTCACGCAGTGGCAAGAAGCGGAGGGCGGTAACGGGATCGGGGACACGAACGGAACTAAATTCTGTGTGTGGCCGGAGGAGTACGCAAACGGTGACCATCAGGCACCGTCCTGGATGTGA
- a CDS encoding long-chain-fatty-acid--CoA ligase produces the protein MGYLPTLPETLSRTTRKYPDREAIVYPRKDVRLTYEEFDDRVDRFANALADRGVEKGDRVSLLLHNSAEFAIALFGLLRVGAAFNPVNYRLAPSEVGYILNDSESTVLIFEEATRETVERGRDEFGTVEEYVYVDDDVEDGPEYADGFHEMLESADASAPEVSIDPTDQYAIMYTSGTTGRPKGVVHSHRDATYHNMLYGGQMGLNFTDVGVSVMPLYHNAELNCGLLTRINLGGKSVILHEFDARRVLEAVDEERATHLFVASRIWRQLLEESREMDDFDGSSLELGVYGAAPMPPSLLEECIETFTEDYATAYGMTEMGPCATFILPFEVREHLESVGRAAPNHEVRIVEPTENEDPNDPVGPEDTVETGQTGEIILQGPPMMEKYWNQPEKTADAIRDGWFFTGDAGYLNEDGYLFLVDRIDDMIISGGENIYPTEVENVLYQHDGVAEVAVIGEEDDQWGERVVAYVVPDGDVTANELDAFCRDSNDLAEFKRPRQYELRDELPRNPSGKIQKYKLREEN, from the coding sequence ATGGGTTATCTTCCCACGCTACCGGAGACCTTGTCGCGGACGACGCGGAAGTATCCTGATCGGGAGGCGATCGTCTACCCGCGAAAGGACGTCCGGCTGACCTACGAGGAGTTCGACGACCGAGTCGATCGGTTCGCGAACGCGCTCGCGGATCGCGGCGTCGAGAAGGGCGACCGCGTCTCGCTCCTGCTTCACAACTCCGCGGAGTTCGCGATTGCACTGTTCGGACTCCTGCGGGTCGGCGCCGCGTTCAATCCAGTGAACTACCGCCTCGCGCCCAGCGAGGTCGGCTACATCCTCAACGATTCCGAGTCGACAGTCCTCATCTTCGAGGAGGCGACGCGGGAGACCGTCGAGCGCGGCCGCGACGAGTTCGGAACGGTCGAGGAGTACGTCTACGTTGACGACGATGTTGAAGACGGCCCCGAGTACGCCGACGGATTCCACGAGATGCTCGAGAGCGCGGACGCGAGTGCGCCCGAGGTCTCGATCGATCCGACGGACCAGTACGCGATCATGTACACGAGCGGCACTACTGGCCGTCCCAAGGGGGTCGTCCACTCTCATCGGGACGCGACCTATCACAACATGCTCTACGGCGGCCAGATGGGACTCAACTTTACGGACGTCGGAGTCTCCGTAATGCCGCTGTATCATAACGCGGAGCTCAACTGCGGGCTCCTTACCCGAATCAACCTCGGTGGGAAGTCGGTGATCCTTCACGAGTTCGACGCCCGACGGGTCCTCGAAGCCGTCGACGAGGAGCGGGCCACTCATCTCTTCGTGGCCTCACGCATCTGGCGGCAGCTGCTCGAGGAGTCCCGGGAGATGGACGATTTCGACGGTTCGTCGCTCGAGCTCGGCGTCTACGGCGCCGCGCCGATGCCACCGTCGCTGCTCGAGGAGTGCATCGAGACGTTCACCGAGGACTACGCTACGGCGTACGGAATGACGGAGATGGGTCCGTGTGCGACGTTCATCCTTCCTTTCGAGGTCCGGGAGCACTTGGAGAGCGTCGGTCGCGCCGCGCCGAACCACGAAGTACGCATCGTCGAACCAACCGAGAACGAGGATCCGAACGATCCCGTCGGTCCGGAGGACACGGTCGAGACCGGCCAGACGGGCGAGATAATCCTCCAGGGGCCGCCGATGATGGAGAAGTACTGGAACCAGCCGGAGAAGACGGCGGATGCGATCCGCGACGGCTGGTTCTTCACGGGCGACGCCGGGTATCTCAACGAGGACGGGTACCTCTTCCTCGTCGATCGGATCGACGATATGATCATCAGCGGTGGCGAGAACATCTATCCGACGGAAGTCGAGAACGTCCTCTATCAGCACGATGGCGTCGCCGAAGTTGCGGTAATCGGCGAGGAGGACGACCAGTGGGGTGAGCGCGTCGTCGCCTACGTCGTTCCGGACGGCGACGTGACTGCGAACGAACTCGATGCGTTCTGTAGGGACAGTAACGACCTCGCCGAGTTCAAACGGCCGCGGCAGTACGAACTCCGGGACGAACTCCCGCGCAACCCCAGCGGCAAAATCCAGAAGTACAAACTCCGCGAAGAGAACTGA
- a CDS encoding acyl-CoA dehydrogenase family protein: protein MTLLTAEHEAIRDAVREFAETEIEPIAREYDDPGAVQFPREVFQEAAELDFLAPHYPEEYGGAGMDFLGSVIVHEEFNRADPGIGTAVLTGKFGTEMILEYGDEWQKSEFVRPVLEGEAVCGTSISEPDAGSDVAGMRTTAEKDGDEWVLNGSKTWASNSPVAEFMVVMAKTTPDAGHNGISAFIVPTETDGFEVERDIEKMGLRASPTAEINISNARVPEDHLVGEVDRGFAQLMEFFNENRILVAANALGAAAGAFRHAYEYAQEREAFDQKISDFQGLQWKLADMKTDIETARSTTYRAAGEVMAENDPRHLASIAKYYASEICEDVCSEAIQIHGGYGYTREFPPEKFYRDARVQKIVEGTSEIQKNIIYDSIDEANR from the coding sequence ATGACGTTATTGACAGCGGAGCATGAAGCAATTCGCGACGCAGTCCGTGAGTTCGCGGAGACCGAGATCGAACCGATCGCTCGAGAGTACGATGACCCCGGCGCCGTCCAGTTCCCGCGAGAGGTCTTTCAGGAGGCCGCCGAACTGGACTTTCTGGCGCCACATTACCCAGAGGAGTACGGCGGTGCGGGGATGGACTTCCTCGGGTCGGTCATCGTCCACGAGGAGTTTAATCGTGCGGATCCCGGAATCGGGACCGCCGTCCTGACCGGCAAGTTCGGAACCGAGATGATCCTCGAGTACGGCGACGAGTGGCAGAAGTCCGAGTTCGTCCGGCCGGTGCTCGAGGGCGAGGCCGTCTGTGGAACGTCGATCAGCGAACCGGACGCCGGAAGCGACGTCGCCGGAATGCGAACGACGGCCGAGAAGGACGGCGACGAGTGGGTTCTCAACGGGAGTAAGACGTGGGCGAGCAACAGTCCTGTTGCGGAGTTCATGGTTGTCATGGCGAAGACAACCCCCGACGCCGGCCACAACGGAATCAGCGCGTTCATCGTTCCGACCGAGACCGACGGGTTCGAGGTCGAACGCGACATCGAGAAGATGGGACTCCGAGCGAGTCCGACCGCCGAAATTAACATCTCGAACGCACGCGTTCCCGAAGATCACCTCGTCGGTGAGGTCGATCGCGGTTTCGCGCAGTTGATGGAGTTTTTCAACGAAAATCGAATCCTCGTTGCAGCTAACGCTCTCGGCGCCGCCGCCGGAGCGTTCCGCCACGCGTACGAGTACGCACAGGAGCGAGAGGCCTTCGACCAGAAGATCAGCGACTTTCAGGGCCTCCAGTGGAAACTCGCGGACATGAAGACCGATATCGAAACGGCTCGTTCGACCACCTACCGGGCGGCGGGCGAGGTGATGGCCGAAAACGATCCGAGACACCTCGCCTCTATCGCCAAGTACTACGCGAGCGAGATCTGCGAGGATGTCTGTTCGGAAGCGATCCAGATCCACGGTGGCTACGGGTACACGCGCGAATTCCCGCCCGAGAAATTCTATCGAGACGCACGCGTACAGAAAATCGTCGAAGGAACGAGCGAGATTCAGAAAAACATTATCTACGATAGCATCGACGAGGCGAATCGGTGA
- a CDS encoding branched-chain amino acid ABC transporter permease yields the protein MSNKYDSSGEPVLQRLSREFLGEPNRYQIGAVSAALIALLTLPFWGARYQYVFALASIWAIFAMGWDIISGHTNYISFGHSALSGGAAYTTGILIYNVDPGLPMSITFPLSVLAAVAIGLLFAAPTLRLKGPYFSLITLVAVLVLTQLVYIYGQYTGGELGITAVETLTYNFTEMYYYSLLPMLLIGAVLVVVSQSNIGRILRAIGENEEAIESAGIDTTKFKLWAFLLSSITMGIGGAMLAHFYGNVDPTTVLVIDRSLEMVAMAVLGGMGTIAGPLGGAFVFVFLRDEVLTTFGSTGRWFSLWVLVLLFLVFLRDGLFPFIWSKLGSIGGSDDE from the coding sequence TTGAGTAACAAATACGATAGTTCCGGCGAACCAGTATTGCAACGGCTCTCGAGGGAATTCCTCGGTGAACCGAATCGGTACCAAATCGGCGCGGTCAGCGCCGCCCTGATCGCGCTCCTCACACTGCCGTTCTGGGGAGCCCGGTACCAGTACGTATTCGCGCTCGCGTCCATATGGGCCATCTTCGCGATGGGCTGGGATATCATCAGCGGACACACGAACTACATCAGTTTCGGCCACTCGGCGCTCTCGGGCGGAGCGGCGTACACCACTGGTATCCTCATCTACAACGTGGATCCGGGGCTCCCGATGTCAATCACGTTTCCGCTCTCGGTCCTCGCAGCGGTCGCTATCGGCCTCTTATTTGCAGCGCCGACGCTGCGACTCAAGGGACCGTATTTCTCGCTCATCACGCTTGTCGCCGTGTTGGTCCTGACACAGCTCGTCTACATCTACGGCCAGTACACCGGTGGTGAGTTAGGAATTACCGCCGTCGAGACGCTCACGTACAACTTCACGGAGATGTACTACTATTCGCTCCTTCCGATGCTGCTCATCGGCGCCGTGTTGGTCGTGGTGAGTCAGTCCAACATCGGACGGATTCTCCGTGCGATCGGCGAGAACGAAGAAGCGATCGAATCGGCGGGAATCGACACGACGAAGTTCAAACTCTGGGCGTTCCTGTTGAGTTCGATCACGATGGGGATCGGCGGGGCGATGCTCGCTCACTTCTACGGGAACGTCGATCCCACGACGGTTCTCGTAATCGACCGGAGCTTGGAGATGGTCGCGATGGCGGTACTCGGCGGCATGGGAACGATCGCCGGTCCGCTCGGAGGCGCGTTCGTCTTCGTCTTCCTCCGCGATGAGGTATTGACAACGTTCGGATCCACCGGGCGTTGGTTCTCCCTATGGGTACTCGTGTTGCTCTTCCTCGTCTTCCTCAGGGACGGCCTCTTCCCGTTCATCTGGTCGAAACTCGGCTCGATAGGGGGGTCCGACGATGAGTAG
- a CDS encoding branched-chain amino acid ABC transporter permease: MIGDIITILIVGAMISAIYALIAIGFTMVFGVGGVLNLTHGVLLMAGAYTFMVAYPYVGRIGGVIAGVLVAAVSSYAIYMGLVRYIEDNVVITFMATILAALAIQEATTMGFSQQARILPSLLPGSIAVAGTRIQYDQILAFVLSWVLIGLLWYYIKRTKNGRAILATSMSERGAIFTGVDLPKVRRQTWLIAGAFAGVAGIFIGRLQQTSPEMWLEPLTLAFIIVIIGGVGSIKGSIIAAYLIGYLETLTVELIGAPYRTVVALLVIIAVIMYRPEGLYGREYLE; encoded by the coding sequence ATGATCGGAGATATCATAACGATACTCATCGTCGGTGCGATGATCAGCGCGATTTACGCGTTGATCGCGATTGGGTTCACCATGGTCTTCGGCGTCGGCGGCGTCCTCAACCTCACCCACGGCGTCCTGCTCATGGCCGGTGCGTACACGTTCATGGTTGCGTACCCGTACGTCGGACGGATTGGCGGCGTCATCGCCGGCGTTCTCGTCGCAGCGGTCTCGTCGTACGCCATCTACATGGGCCTTGTCAGATACATCGAGGATAACGTCGTAATCACGTTCATGGCGACGATCCTGGCCGCGCTCGCTATACAGGAAGCGACGACGATGGGGTTCTCACAGCAGGCGCGGATCCTGCCGTCCCTGCTTCCGGGATCCATCGCGGTCGCCGGGACCCGTATCCAGTACGACCAGATACTGGCATTCGTCCTCTCGTGGGTGTTGATCGGGCTACTGTGGTACTACATCAAGCGGACGAAAAACGGACGGGCGATCCTCGCGACCTCGATGAGCGAACGCGGTGCGATCTTCACCGGCGTTGACCTCCCAAAGGTCCGCCGCCAGACCTGGCTGATCGCGGGCGCGTTCGCGGGCGTCGCCGGTATCTTCATCGGCCGCCTCCAGCAGACGAGCCCCGAAATGTGGCTCGAGCCGCTCACGCTCGCGTTCATCATCGTTATCATCGGCGGCGTCGGGTCGATCAAGGGATCGATCATCGCCGCCTACCTCATCGGCTATCTCGAGACACTGACGGTCGAACTCATCGGTGCTCCGTATCGAACTGTGGTAGCGCTGCTGGTCATCATCGCGGTGATCATGTACAGACCCGAAGGCCTCTACGGGAGGGAATACCTTGAGTAA
- a CDS encoding enoyl-CoA hydratase/isomerase family protein, translating into MTSSIEYTVDSDRATAHVTLDRPDSLNTLNDHLIEELVEAIARAESDDEVRVIVLRGAGEEAFSAGYDITPQGDESNPVPSIDDLLDEFDAATEHVHAVWECDKPVIAAVDGYCLAGGSDLAMASDIVIATESAEFGYPGLRMAGVPPTLIYPFVMNLHEAKELLLSGKIVGAQRARELGMINRVVPRDRLEDVVRAEVEEIRKMPGNNVRILKQVLNGTAEMQGAKPMFTFGELFDALGHHTEYGKEYYRIAATEGFDAALEYMNERNKGTRPSD; encoded by the coding sequence GTGACATCGAGCATCGAATACACCGTCGATTCCGATCGAGCAACGGCGCACGTCACACTCGACCGCCCCGACTCGTTGAACACGCTGAACGATCACTTGATCGAAGAACTCGTCGAGGCGATCGCTCGAGCCGAGTCCGACGACGAAGTGCGGGTGATCGTCCTCCGAGGTGCGGGGGAGGAGGCGTTTTCGGCCGGTTACGATATCACCCCACAGGGGGACGAATCCAACCCGGTTCCGTCGATCGACGATCTCCTCGACGAGTTCGACGCCGCGACCGAGCACGTCCACGCCGTTTGGGAGTGCGACAAGCCCGTAATCGCCGCCGTCGACGGCTACTGTCTCGCCGGGGGCAGCGACCTGGCGATGGCGAGTGACATCGTGATCGCAACCGAGAGCGCGGAGTTCGGGTATCCAGGGCTGCGGATGGCGGGCGTTCCGCCGACGCTGATCTACCCGTTCGTCATGAACCTTCACGAGGCGAAAGAGTTGCTACTCTCCGGGAAGATCGTCGGCGCGCAGCGAGCGCGGGAACTGGGCATGATCAACCGCGTCGTTCCACGGGATAGACTCGAGGACGTCGTCCGTGCGGAGGTCGAGGAGATACGAAAGATGCCCGGGAACAACGTTCGTATACTCAAGCAGGTACTCAACGGCACCGCTGAGATGCAAGGCGCGAAACCGATGTTCACGTTCGGAGAATTGTTCGACGCGCTCGGTCACCATACGGAGTACGGGAAGGAGTACTACCGCATCGCGGCGACTGAGGGGTTCGACGCGGCGCTCGAGTACATGAACGAGCGGAACAAGGGGACGAGACCGTCCGACTGA